The nucleotide sequence GTGGAGGGGCGTCTGGGGGGCGTCTCCAAGCTTGGCCGGGATAGGGGCTGCAAGGGCACGAAGGCCGCAGGAGCGGCATGCCCGACCGCCCGTTTGAGGGTTCAGGGTCAGGTCTGAGCCACAGGCCGGGCAGAAGGCCAGATCAGGGGTGGAGAGCGGCGGGGTGGGTAATTTTTTTTCCGTCATAAGCCTGTCATGCAGTTGAGCGATTCTTGCAAAGAATTGGGAACTTTTAGGGAAACTTGCACATGTATTTGCTGTGTGTCGGGTAAGGCACCAGGGCGGCCACGAAGTCAACGGTTGATTTTACCGTCATATTTCTTTCCAATGGCAGACTAGGGCTTGGCAACATGAGTTATCCGATTTTGCATTCGCACGTCAAAACGGCGACTGATCTTCAGTCAGCGTCATCCTTTGCTGAAGTAGGGGCGCTTGAGGTGCGTCTGGCTGTGTCCGAGGCGGAAATCCGCGCGGCACAGGCACTTCGCTATAAAATTTTCTATGAGGAGCTCGGGGCCACACCGACCGAGGAGATGGCGCGGGAGCGGCGCGATTTCGATCGCTTCGACGAGCTTGCGGACCATCTTCTGGTGGTCGACCGCACCAAGCAGGGCATTGATTCTATCGTCGGCACCTATCGATTGCTGCGCGAAACCGTGATCGGCGGCATCGAGGGCTTCTATTCCAATCAGGAATTTGACCTCTCGCCCCTGGTCAGCGATAGTTTTCGCCGCACCATGATGCCGGGACGGCAGTTGCTGGAACTCGGGCGGTCCTGCGTCGATGTGGCCTATCGCACCAATTCGACCATTCATCTGTTGTGGCGCGGCATCGCGATCTACACGCTGACCTATAACATCGGCTATATGTTCGGCTGCGCGAGCCTCAAGGGCATCGATACGCAGGCTCATGCGCAGGCACTGTCTTATCTCCATCATGATTACAGCATTCCGGAAAGCTTCCGCGTAAGGGCTCAGCCCCATCGTTTCCATGACATGAACATGATCCCGCGGGAGGAGCTTGACATGCGCCTCGCCCGCCGCGCCCTGCCGCCGCTGGTGAAGGGTTATCTCCGGCTCGGCTGTTATATCGGCAACGGCGCTGTGGTGGACGAGCAATGGGATTCGACCGATGTCTTCATTCTGCTGCCGGTCGAGCGCATCACCCATCGCTATTCCCAGCATTTTGAGCTGAACGATATGGGCGTGGGCGAGATCGTCGATGCCTTCACGGACAATGATACGCTCAGGATTATTTGAGGGGATAGTGCGGCTTCGTGCTTCGAGACGCCCTTCGGGCTCCTCAGCACGAACGGAGAGTTTGATACATATCCTGTTCGTGCTGAGGAGGGCGTAAGCCCGTCTCGAAGCACAGGCCGCAAGAAAAAAGCCCGTCCGGCATTCCGGGCGGGCTTTTTCTATGGGGTGGTGAGATGGCTTGCCGGGTCAAGCCCGGCAATGACATGAGGTTGGGGAGGGGCCGCCCACAGGTGTCATACGCGGGCTTGACCCGCGTATCCATGGTTCAACCGGCGAGATGGCGGTGAGATGGCTTGCCGGGTCAAGCCCGGCAATGACATGAGGTTGGGGAGGGGCCACCCACAGTTGTCATACGCGGGCTTGACCCGCGTGTATCCATGGTTCAGCCGATGAGATGGTGGCGAGTTGGATTGCCGGGTCGAGCTCGGTAATGACAGGAGGTTGGGGAGGGGCCGCCCACAGGTGTCATACGCGGGCTTGACCCGCGTATCCAGGGGTCACCCGGCAGGATAACAACCATCCTGCCGGGTGATTGTTTGGCTTTAATGGCCTGTTTTCAACGCGTTGTAGGCGGCGATGGCGGCCATGTTTACGATTTCTGAGGTGTTCGAGCCCATGGGGACCACCTGGATCGACTTTGACAGGCCGGTTAGCACGGGGCCGATGGCGCGGCTGGTGCCGACTTCTTTCAGAAGCTTGGCGGCGATATGGGCCGAATGCAGGCCGGGCATGATCAGCACGTTGGCCGGGCCGGTCAGACGGCAGAACGGGTAAAGCGCCCGGACTTCCATATTCAAAGCCACCGACGGGTTCATTTCGCCGTCATATTCGAAATCCACGTCCTGCTGGTCGAGCATGGCCACGGCTTCGCGGATATGGTCGGCGGTTGGCAGTTTCGGATTGCCGAAGTTCGAATAGGACAGGAAAGCGACCCGCGGGTCATGGCCGAAGCGGCGGGCCATGGCGGCGGTTTGCACAGCGAGGTCGGCCAGTTGGCGGGCGGTCGGGCGTTCGATCACCGCGGTGTCGGCGAGGAACAGGGTTTCGCTGCGGCCGACCAGAATGGTGACGCCGAACAGGCGGCGGTCGGGAGTGGTGTCGACCACCTTGTTGATGGTTTCAAGCACGTTCGAATAGGTGCGGGTGACGCC is from Govania unica and encodes:
- a CDS encoding GNAT family N-acetyltransferase; its protein translation is MSYPILHSHVKTATDLQSASSFAEVGALEVRLAVSEAEIRAAQALRYKIFYEELGATPTEEMARERRDFDRFDELADHLLVVDRTKQGIDSIVGTYRLLRETVIGGIEGFYSNQEFDLSPLVSDSFRRTMMPGRQLLELGRSCVDVAYRTNSTIHLLWRGIAIYTLTYNIGYMFGCASLKGIDTQAHAQALSYLHHDYSIPESFRVRAQPHRFHDMNMIPREELDMRLARRALPPLVKGYLRLGCYIGNGAVVDEQWDSTDVFILLPVERITHRYSQHFELNDMGVGEIVDAFTDNDTLRII